Part of the Mycolicibacterium mageritense genome is shown below.
TGGGCGAGCATCCCGAACGCGACCTCATCACACGCCGCTATCTGCGGCACCGGCGCGAGTACGTCAACGCCGCACTCGGCAGGCTTGCCGACAGTGACGACACCGACGGCTCGGCGCTCGACAACGCGCTCACATCTGCTCGCCCTGCCACGGAACCCCTTGCGGTACAGCGTCGTCGGCGAGTGGTCGAGTTGCTGACCGAGCTCGGAGCGCACAAAGTCGCCGACCTGGGCTGTGGCGGCGGTGCGCTGCTGCGTGACCTCGTTGGCCACCCGCAGTTCACCGAGATCCTCGGAGTCGACGTGTCCGCGTCCGCACTGCAGGCCGCGGCGCGATCGTTCGAGCGCACGGGCGAGCGGGTGCAGAACCGGGTGACCATGCGGCAATCCGCACTGACCTACGCCGACGCGACCCTGGCCGGGTACGACACGGCCGTGCTCATGGAGGTCGTCGAGCACGTCGACGAAAGCCGGTTGCCCGCACTCGAATACGCGGTATTCGCGGTGGCAAGGCCTCGGTCGGTCATCGTCACCACACCGAACGCCGAGTACAACGTCCGATACGACACGCTGCCCGCCGGGCAGTTCCGTCACACCGATCACCGCTTCGAGTGGACCCGCGCCCAGTTCGGCGCGTGGGCCGACGGCGTCGCGGCGCGGCACCGCTACACCGTGCGCTACGAGGGCATCGGGCCCGACGATCCGGAACTCGGACCGCCGACCCAGGCGGCGGTTTTCGAGGTGATCCCATGAAGATCGCGATCCCCGAGATGTCGCTGGTGGTGCTCGTCGGTGTGTCAGGTTCGGGAAAGTCGACGTTCGCGGCCAAGCACTTTCGGCCGACCCAGATCCTGTCGAGCGATTTCTTCCGCGGCTTGGTGTCCGACGACGAGAACAACCAGGCGGCGTCGGCTGCCGCGTTTGACGCGCTGCACTACGTCGCGGGGAAGCGGCTTGCCGCGGGCCGGGTCACGGTGGTCGACGCGACCAACACGCAGCGCAGCCCCCGGAAGGCGCTGATCGAGCTGGCCCGCGCCCACCACGTGCTGCCGGTTGCGATCGTGCTCGACATTCCCGAATCGGTATGCGTCCAACGCAACCGCGCCCGGGCCGATCGGCCCTTCGGTGACGGAGTCATCCGTCGCCAGCGCGACGAGCTGCGCCGCAGCCTGGCCGGGCTGGAGAAGGAAGGGTTCCGGCGCGTACATGTGCTGAGCAGTGTGGCCGACGTCGAAGCCGCAGCCATCAGCATCGAACCGCTGTTCAACGACAAGCGGTCCGAGACGGGGCCGTTCGACGTGATCGGGGATGTGCACGGATGCCGTGCCGAACTCGAGGAACTGCTGGCCGAGCTCGGCTACCGCGTCGAGCGTGACGCGTCGGGCCGGGCCGTCGGCGCCGCGCATCCCGAAGGCCGCCGCGCAGTCTTCGTCGGCGACCTGGTGGACCGCGGCCCCGACACGCCCGGTGTGCTGCGCCTGGCGATGGGCATGGTCGAGCGCGGCACCGCATTCGCGGTGTGCGGAAACCACGAGCACAAACTCGTCCGTGCGCTGCGCGGGCGCAAGGTGACCGTGAGCCACGGTCTCGGCGAGACGCTGGAGCAACTCGCGGCCGAACCGCCGGAATTCCAGGCCCGCGTGCAGTCGTTCTGCGACGCGCTAGTCGCGCACTATGTGCTCGACGGTGGCAGGCTCGTGGTGGCGCACGCCGGGTTGCCCGAGCATTACCACGGCCGGGCCTCGGGCGCGGTCCGCAGCTTCGCGCTCTACGGTGACACCACGGGTGAGACCGATGAGTTCGGCCTGCCGGTGCGCTATCCGTGGGCCGACGACTACCGGGGCCGGGCGACCGTGCTGTACGGCCACACGCCGACTCCGGTGGCCCAGTGGGTGAACAACACCATGTGCCTGGACACCGGGTGTGTGTTCGGCGGTCGGTTGACGGCATTGCGTTACCCCGAGCGCGAGGTGGTTTCCGTTGCCGCGCATCAAGTCTGGTATGAGTCCGTCAAGCCCTTGGTGGCGCCGGGCAGTCCGGCGCGCGCAGGCGACGTGCTCAAGGTCGACGACGTGCTCGGCAGGCGCGTGATCGAGACGCGACACCACGGCCGTATCACCGTGCAGCCGGAACAGTCGGCGGCGGCTCTGGAGGTGATGAGCCGGTTCGCGATCGACCCGCGCTGGCTGGTCTATCTGCCACCGACGATGAGCCCAGCGGACACCAGTGGCGACGAAGGGCTGCTGGAACACCCGCGGGAGGCCTTCACGTACTTCCGCAACGCCGGTGTCGATGCGGTGGTGTGCGAAGAGAAGCACATGGGTTCGCGGGCCGTGGTGCTGGTGTGCCGCGACTCCAGCCGCTTCGGTGTCGACGGACCGGGTGCGGTGTACACCAGGACCGGGCGATCCT
Proteins encoded:
- a CDS encoding 3' terminal RNA ribose 2'-O-methyltransferase Hen1, encoding MFLTLSTTHRPATDLGYLLHKHPDRAQVFQVAGGTAHVFYPEAGEHRCTAALLCEIDPVNLVRGKHNTAFSLGQYVNDRPYAAGSMLAVAIGAVFRSAMKGVSAKPELAEGALPLEFHLPAVPGGESLVHKLFEPLGWAVETTALPLDPQFPHWGASDFVDLRLTGTHRLSDALKHLYVLLPVLDDAKHYWIGEDEVAKLLRAGDGWLGEHPERDLITRRYLRHRREYVNAALGRLADSDDTDGSALDNALTSARPATEPLAVQRRRRVVELLTELGAHKVADLGCGGGALLRDLVGHPQFTEILGVDVSASALQAAARSFERTGERVQNRVTMRQSALTYADATLAGYDTAVLMEVVEHVDESRLPALEYAVFAVARPRSVIVTTPNAEYNVRYDTLPAGQFRHTDHRFEWTRAQFGAWADGVAARHRYTVRYEGIGPDDPELGPPTQAAVFEVIP
- a CDS encoding polynucleotide kinase-phosphatase translates to MKIAIPEMSLVVLVGVSGSGKSTFAAKHFRPTQILSSDFFRGLVSDDENNQAASAAAFDALHYVAGKRLAAGRVTVVDATNTQRSPRKALIELARAHHVLPVAIVLDIPESVCVQRNRARADRPFGDGVIRRQRDELRRSLAGLEKEGFRRVHVLSSVADVEAAAISIEPLFNDKRSETGPFDVIGDVHGCRAELEELLAELGYRVERDASGRAVGAAHPEGRRAVFVGDLVDRGPDTPGVLRLAMGMVERGTAFAVCGNHEHKLVRALRGRKVTVSHGLGETLEQLAAEPPEFQARVQSFCDALVAHYVLDGGRLVVAHAGLPEHYHGRASGAVRSFALYGDTTGETDEFGLPVRYPWADDYRGRATVLYGHTPTPVAQWVNNTMCLDTGCVFGGRLTALRYPEREVVSVAAHQVWYESVKPLVAPGSPARAGDVLKVDDVLGRRVIETRHHGRITVQPEQSAAALEVMSRFAIDPRWLVYLPPTMSPADTSGDEGLLEHPREAFTYFRNAGVDAVVCEEKHMGSRAVVLVCRDSSRFGVDGPGAVYTRTGRSFFDPELTDGFLSRVGTAAGALFDELRTDWLLLDTEIMPWNAKAAALVTGQYAPVGAAGAAALSAAAEALAVAVRRGIDVSELLARTRSRETNVERYRTAYGRYCRPTDSLAGVTVAPFALLAAEGQSFVSRPHTWHLDIADRLVAADPELFATTRREIVHPGDDASMAAGTEWWERLTAAGGEGMVVKPVAGLVRGPKGLVQPGIKVRGREYLRIVYGPDYTESEHLVRLRNRGVNRKRSLAAREYALGVEALDRLAAGEPLWRVHECVFAVLALESEPVDPRL